GCTAGGCGGCTAATATTTTTTGTTAGTGTTTTCGCTGGTTGTCGGCTGATATCGACGTTTTTAAACACTGCCGAAAAGGAGGTTTGTAACTGTTTTTCATGATAACCATTTAAAAATTATTCAACAAATGCATCGATAATAATAATCAAGGATTAATCAATGAACGTTTCAATATCACCTTATAAAATGAAGGCGGCTCTTTTATTAACGGCGGCACCGTTAATAAGCGTATCGCTCCCGGCCGCCGCAGCGCTGCCTACAGTACCTGTCCTGGCAAATGTCAGTGGCGAAATTGAGAAGCTGACTCTCAGTGATCCCACAGATCCATGGTCTGGCGGTACGATTGTTGTCGGCGGGCAGGTCGTCATCATCCCCAGAAACCTGCTGTTGGATTTGCCGGCGAATCGAATGACGCTGAAGCAACTTTTCGATCAGGCGCCCGCCTCATGCGTTAGTGCCGGAGAAAGCGGACTGGCCAAGAGCGATGCCTGTAACGCCAGTAAAACCGGTGGTTTCGCCACGATTGCCGCTAACCGCTCAGTTTCGGGCAACGCTATTGCCGGTGATGTATTCTTCGAAAAAGGCCGAGAGGCTGTCACAGGCGTAGTAACGCACATCAATTACACAGACGGATATTTTCGCCTTAATGGCGACCCCAGCAATCCCGATACCGGTGTCATGGTGCGTCTGAACGACCCGGACGGACGGCATACTGTCCAGCAGGGCGCCGGATGTATAGACGGAAACCCTAACTGTAGTCCGGATCCGCGCTTCACTCTGGACGGTGACAACTACACCAACGTCTTCACTACTGGTTATCCGTTTTGTATTCCCAGCACAATAACACGGAATTTTCCGGGACTGCCCCAGCTTCCGGATGTACAGGCCGGACAGGCTGCCGGTCCGACCCAGGCCAATGCCGATGGCTCTGGAGACTTACTCTGTCCTACAACCAACCGTACCGTCAATAACGGTCAGCCCGTCGATGACTCGCGCCGGTTCGCGCCTATCATGATAGGCGACAGCATTACCGCCGAGGGTAATTTCGAGACGATCAATGGCGTTCACTTTCTCTCCGCCCATTCGACTGCGGTAGCGACAGCACTGAGCACAAAACCAGGTCAGCCAGACTACCTGTTTCTGGATGAAGTGGAAATGGACGTAGGCGGCTTTCAGAACGAGCGCGCCCGCACGCTCTTCATCGGCTATGCTACACAGGTGCCTGCCGACGTGCTTATCTGGTCAATCCATTACGACCCGTTCACTAATGAACCTCATGAGTTCCCTCTGGCCACAGTGGCTGGTTGTGATAATGCTGCCGGCGCCGGTACCTGTGGTGCGCAAGGTTTGGCAGGCGGCGCGGGCAATAACATTTTCAAGATCCGCCATGATGTCGACTTCCTGGTAGGCGCGAAGGCGCGGCTGAATCCTTGCGCTCATTTGCAGGCCGATCCACGTTTTGCACCACTCAACGTCTGCCCGAATGGCGGCGCCGGCGAGGGTAATGCGCCGGCAGTCATCGCCGATCAGTTCGGTATTCTGAGCCCGATGCCGCGTGAAATTCAGGCACGCACTGGCAATAGCCTGGCTAATCCAGGCCTCGTCACACTGGACGTAAACGGCAACGAGGCCACCAACGGACAGTATCTGTTCCCGTTTGGCGTAGGATTGGGGGGCGTTGCATTCCCTGAATTTAACGAGATCAACCTCGATGCGATCGCCACACCCAACTTCTTTAACGCATTGCCCTGGACGCTGGATCGCCGGCTCAGCCCTGGCGGATGCGATCCAGCATGCGAGCAAAATGCTCAGCCGTTAGATCCTTATCCATTTGAAGGCTTGGATCCGCGTACGCAAGCGCAACTCCCAACAGGGGTTTACAACGATCCGAATTATACTA
This is a stretch of genomic DNA from Methylobacter sp. YRD-M1. It encodes these proteins:
- a CDS encoding putative Ig domain-containing protein yields the protein MNVSISPYKMKAALLLTAAPLISVSLPAAAALPTVPVLANVSGEIEKLTLSDPTDPWSGGTIVVGGQVVIIPRNLLLDLPANRMTLKQLFDQAPASCVSAGESGLAKSDACNASKTGGFATIAANRSVSGNAIAGDVFFEKGREAVTGVVTHINYTDGYFRLNGDPSNPDTGVMVRLNDPDGRHTVQQGAGCIDGNPNCSPDPRFTLDGDNYTNVFTTGYPFCIPSTITRNFPGLPQLPDVQAGQAAGPTQANADGSGDLLCPTTNRTVNNGQPVDDSRRFAPIMIGDSITAEGNFETINGVHFLSAHSTAVATALSTKPGQPDYLFLDEVEMDVGGFQNERARTLFIGYATQVPADVLIWSIHYDPFTNEPHEFPLATVAGCDNAAGAGTCGAQGLAGGAGNNIFKIRHDVDFLVGAKARLNPCAHLQADPRFAPLNVCPNGGAGEGNAPAVIADQFGILSPMPREIQARTGNSLANPGLVTLDVNGNEATNGQYLFPFGVGLGGVAFPEFNEINLDAIATPNFFNALPWTLDRRLSPGGCDPACEQNAQPLDPYPFEGLDPRTQAQLPTGVYNDPNYTNPALPNVRNRIFAFVNPNAPRPNGNGGGTNATGNFTSTVLSFPPANPSAIPIAVTPPLALECTGAGNGPGTNTAPSVTTIANQTATAGQSFSLPVQASDAEGDALTFSLTAAPAGMSINSASGVIAWTPANGQEGSHSVTVQVSDGQQSTTTSFNVTVEPAPVANTAPVITSTPVTTAALGLTYSYRVTATDAPGDTLTFSLVSGPAGMSINPSTGQITWLVLQRDPQSISVRVTDQGGLSATQNFTITVNLLRR